The Hermetia illucens chromosome 2, iHerIll2.2.curated.20191125, whole genome shotgun sequence genomic interval ACATTATGTAAATAGAAATAAGAAAGAGaaaggaatagaaaataaatgtataaataCGCTGACTCACAACCTGTTAAGTCAGTCTGAGTTCGAGCTACGTATTGATCTAAGTGTAAAATCGAGTTTTTTCTTCGTTATTCGCTCAAGAGGATGGGAAACCGCAACCACGACACCCCTCTACACGTATCTGTAAGAATATGAGGCATTtgtttgatgaactatgtattcacaagtagaaggtcatgagtgtccacaaaatcgactatacgcgtTCTCAAAGGGAACAAATTTtgcaatatataataaaattaattttaatgaatcatcAGCAAGAAAATTTTCGGGGAACTATTAGAAAACGGAGAGTTTAGTGCTCCAGTCTGACAATTGACTTCTAAGAGCTTATATCTGCCTAGAACCCCCAAATAgaggtttttcaaattttttcagtcaatacatttttaaattataagTTACCAAAAATCGATTAAGCAACTTTTTagcaaaaggaaacaaaaaaaggCGGTTGTAGGGCCGATTTTTCGAAAGTCCGAACGGTGTGTACTTCACTAAATGATCGAATGAAGAAATTATAATCAAATTCTCAAGTTGATCGGATGAAACGTTCTACTGCTCGCCGATTTTGAAAACGTGGTTTCGGCAAAAGATGCGTTTGAAGTTTAGAAAGGTTATAACTTCTACAAAATTGTAACTTCACTCTGATATCTCAGCATCATACAATTGCCTTTCCATAGCCATATTTTACCCCTGCATTTCTTTTATGCTTTAAAGTTTGTGTTTAGAGGTTTAAATGTTGTTTCCTTCTTAGGAGTTGGTACAGAAGAACTAATTTTAAGAATATTTCCAAGTTGGGTACATACAAGAACGTAATTGATTATGAATCTAGCGGTGTTTTAGCGTTTTTAAACTAATGAAAAAATAtgtagaaaaaaatttcaaacagaTATAGCCTTTTaaggaagacacatgtcggaaagccacgagggctctgatgacttatagacccatagcagggaaaaaatagggttgcagcccgaagatactactttggatatatactgcaatagtaaggcccggtaatctgggcagaaaaaaccgagctcaacacacaagccagggaattacataagctccaaagactggcttgcgtgtgtatcagtggggcaatgaggacatgcccaacggcatccctggaggcccTCCTGAGATTAACCTCTcaccatctgcacatacagatacaggcaaggaggacaatattcaggatggccggtagtatcagtgaggcggggcctaaatcgaaggaagattgatattctttttaggcgataccccgaattactgataccaagggataacatgacaatgaggtttcacttcgataagaagtttgaaacacgttggagtaacaaagcaaactgggaaaACGTGGGTGTGACATACAGCttgaaccagcaactgattacttggtacactgacggattccccacagcagagggagcgggtgccggtgtcattggtccaaggaaaatgtactttgagtcaatgggcagttacactagcatattccaggcggaaatatacgccatagataaatatgcctcctttaatctgcaaaggaactacagggggcagaacatagctattctcaccgatagccaagcagcgatcaaggcacttaggtccaactaggtgaactctaaactggtgtgggaatgccttgagatactgaatacactcggctcgtccaacaaggtctggatactttgggttccaggccatgctgggttggaaggcaacgaggcatcggacgaactagccaagaagggagctgaGACGCCTTTACGCGGTCCAGAACTGTGgagtcggaaacggtttcatggttatgactctaagaaatgaagaggaacgattgagggaactatactaggcgggcctaccagggatggagcagtccagggtgcttattgggggatatgaacccatcacacaaaggattgcttaaacgtcactaaaaagaacctccgaattttagtgggaattctcaatgGTCATTGTCTGtctatatctacggacactgcctgcaggttttgtgaggagtatgacgaagcctctatacacgtcctggggcagtgcaaagtaggtcgaggcatctgggagaacacttaataccagatgcaaagctgaatgatctggaagtagggagcaTAATAGAGTTCCTgacaataggtacactataaccagtaaaagggcttCAGTTCAGCTGAAAAACGGCGGCTAAAGGAAAACAATTTGAAGGCCCGATGAACTTGAGAAAACTACTTCTTACAGCGAAAATGAGTTCCTTCCAAGTAAGTTGGTGTAAAGAGAGGAAAAATTGACCAGATGAAGCGGTTAATGTAATTTTCTCTGACAAAAGCATAaaattctttttgatttttggcGAAGAATATGATGATGAGTAACAAGATGAAATCGGTTTTCTTATGAACGTGAGTGTATACTTACATACATACCATAGCCTACTTCCCTGAGAACcatattatataattttcgCACATGCTAATCTTTGAGCCCTTCAATTGTCACCACCTTTTAAATTTTTGATAATCCGTTAAGATAAGGTTATTATAAAGAAGTCATAATTCTCTATTACTAGAACagttcagcttctggtttccgaccTGCTTATCTCTCAAATGTAGGTTTGCAATTATGACACCTTTGCAGATTGTACCCATAAGTCAGCCAAATATTTCCAAATATGCAGACCTATGGAATCATTAATTAGTAACGTCTGGCTGGTGTGGTGAAATGCCCTCCTACGTCACGGAATAGAGCtgtctggatatatttatttcctGACAATATTGGGCAGAAGGCATTCTAGTACAATTTCACCTAAAAGCAAAACGTCAGAATCAGCCGGTCGTAAGCCGACAATTTTTAGGTGCATAAAAGTGAAGGTGGGATAATAGGCCAGATTCAGCGTTGTTATTAAACCGGATACTAATTATCCTCACCCAATGTCAGACGCGACTCTCCCTTCGCCCGGCGGGGCTCCCCCCTGCCCAAAGCCACGCCATCAACATCCGTTGGTAAGCTTCGTTCGCTTCCGCTTCCAAATTTGATTTACATTTCCTCACCCCACAGGCCCATTACCAGTTTTCTGCGGAAGAGCTTAGGGTACTTCGGGAATGCAACACCGAATCGTTTTTCCAGCGTTCCTTGCCAATCGGGACTGGTCTCGGACTGGCCGCGTACTATGGAGTGAAAAGAGGATTTCTCAGTGTATGTTCCAACATTGCCGAAAATTGCGAAACACTTTTTCGACTTTGAATAATAAATTTCTGTGTAGCCTAACCAGCGGTTCGGAGCGGTGCCAAAAGTTGTAGTGAGCGTGATCGTTGGATACTTTATAGGAAAAGTAAGTTATCAGAGGAAGTGTGCTCAGAAGCTGATGCAACTTCCAAACTCCAAATTGGCTGAAGTTTTGAGACAACGGAAGAAGGGCAGCCTGTACGATTCGTGAGTATCCTAGAATTTTCCTGGAACGTTTTATTTAGAGTCCGGTTACTGAATATGCAGACTAACACCCGATCAAGGCCTTGGAGCCGGTCTCGCCTTGGCTCCATTCACGACGCCCAACCCAGACATCTATTCCGATGAAACCATCCGCAAAGGCCGGGTTAATTCCTTGGATTTGGACACAGAGCGACCAGTGCAAAAAGGACTGGACGATACTTATCGACCGACATTAGACAGTAAGTTTCTGCTGGCTCCATTTACTCTTAATAAATGCAATTAAATGAATACCATTCAAGGTCCCGCTATTGTCTATGAGGACAACTTGCCGGCTGAGCCTCCGAAGCAAACAGTCAGCTACGACGAGCTGCGAAAGCAGAATCGTGACGAATATTACAAGAAATCGCAAAACCAGTTCTATCGTCCGGTTCCACCAGAAGCTCCGACGGTTATTCGCGGGAAGGAGGAACCGACTGCCCCCGAACCGGAGAAACCGCAAGGCACAAAGAATCGCTACGGAGATGTGTGGACGCAGTGAAGGAATCCTTTGTTAAGTACTTAATGCAAGAGGAATGTTGCTTGGTATTAGCGCGTAGAGCTTTTtcgttatatttttatattgtcGCAAATGGCGCGAGCAATTGGTATTTTATGCAAAATGTAAATTGATTGTTTAATAAAATAACACGAACCATGTACCCTTGTTTTGTTGTTTCGCTTACTTTATACATTTTCTGGATCTATTCTCTGTTGACAAAGTGGGAGAGTTTTGTTACGTTGAGAAATTCCAGTGGTAGTTATATAGGCTGGCTTCCAGATGGTACTCTAATTCGCAAAAATAGAAATACGGCGGCCAGCCCGCCCGCTGTATTTAACACGTTGGATCGGGGATTTCCGGGTAATGAAGACCGCCTCTTCTTCTATGTTCTCAAGATATTCTTTAAACTCCGGGGGTCAATTATTCCTTGGAGAAGAGTCTAATGGTTATAGCGTGTTCAGTAAAATTAAGATTAAAAAATGGAATTCATACATTTTATTCAagtgaatttttctccattacATCAATATTGGTCCAATCTTTCTCGCTACGAATAAGGGCTTCACACTTATTCTCCATACTTTGCACTAAATTTtgtgatttgaaataataaaaacttgtttttcctattcgctagtgttgatttatattttgctgtCTGCCCGCAgaattgttagcactgatgaaggggacaattggttcccgaaatatcggtatttgcaaaatcaacactagcgaataggaaaaacaagtttttatgatttcaaataattaatcgctagaaatacggcgtaattacactcagctAAATTTTCTGCATCACAACTGTTTCCATATTCGTTTCAACGTTACTTCCAGATGTCGAATGCTTATCTTCTTTCCTCTTGTCAATTGGATTGACGTCTGGGTTTTGAGCAGGCCAATCTAATGTGATGATGCCATTTGCTTCTTTCCCGCGGGTGCCACGCTTGGGATCGTTATCCTCTTGCAAAATTCATTCGAATCGAATCCTTTCCATACAACGATCCGGCAGACTTCAACAAtattttcttgaatattttttaaactctGCATCGAGATTTCTAGGGAAAGTATGAATTTTACCGAATCCTAGTTAAGAGAAGCATCCGTAAACATGGAACTTTGCTGGATGTTTAAACGACCGTTGTGgaattgtttcttctttttatgaccAAGCCCGTTTCCAGCAATTACTGATTATAAAAGTCGATttgtttgtaaatattacattgCTCCAATCACGGTCGATATTTTCCTTGGGCCAATATACATGTTTTTTAACGTGCTCCGATGACAGTGCAGGTTTTCTCATCGTACACTTGTGAGAATTATCGGATTCTCGAAGTCTGCCTAAGTGTGTTTAATGACatcttaattttctttttatgttGCTGTTCACAACGATAATGTTGGAAAGTTCGTGAACAAAGAGACGATGACATCGTTCTACACTTATTGATAATCCTACTTGACCCTCTTCCTTCTGATTCATTCCGCACCGAATATCCTCGAAACTTAGGTGTCTAGGTACCTGGAATAAACTCATTTTTAGACCCGCTTTATGACTGACGAGAAATACTGATTCGAAGCGTTTCTTGTACTTGGCGCTCATTCtttttaagagggtcatcccgtgtgccgttttggagaaatcgttttttttgtatgaattGTATCTgtgtatagtggagaatatgcgggcaaagggattttccgatgttctgagtcgttcagaaattacagtgttaaacaggtaaggttttttcagccgcggctagagtactcgatgagaaagagcatcgaatctttttttacctgttagttttttacctgggccttataaattcgaacacaggtataaatataaaaagatggaaaaccaatcaattgtgtaaacttatttgctgtttggaataaaaaggataatccagtctagagtgagcactgaaaggccttcaagctatactcagttatattttgttgtaagtattgtgctgtttgtgtgttcagtgatttttttaaatggatcgtacgaagggagatcgctttaacgttcaacgtcatgctcgcactagaaaacgagtatttcatgggaatcgatacttatcagagaaaaaaaaggatttcacatcaacatcagcaaagaaacttttagcaagcatgaacatggatgttccaattgcgacaagttttgtatattgtatattggattttgctggagttttctctggTATTTCCGCAAatctctgcaaataataaaatatacgttgtagtaaaaaaggaatgcgtaggacatgtcgagaaaagaatgggacgcggcttagaaatgcaaagaagaatcacaaaggcattggtggaaaaggggctggaaaacttactgataaggttattaacgacctcactacattttttgggctagctattcgtcgacacgcaaatttgatagaaggaatgaagcaagaaatttggggaactttcttccataaatgttctacagacgaaaatcctcagcatccaaattgtccagcaggcgaggacagttggtgcaaatggcgcaaaatgGAAGCTAAAAGAcgactggatagtttccaccactagaaggcacctttgactgaataagttcaaacagtcatcaaaccaatctacaaagatttgtcacgagatgatctcttgaaaagatgtttaggagcaaagacccagaataacaatgagtcgttaaatgcatcgatctggactttcgctcctaaacacctccattctggggccaaggtcgtagaaataaccactttcctggctgtaattattttcaatgaaggattcaatggaattctcaaaatcctagtgacaatgggatgtcaagttggtcacatatgtaaGTTTTATGCCGACccccgtaatgaagcgcgaatttggcggtccgaacgacaatcgactgacctcgctaaaagagccagaattgaaaccatagagcaacaatcggccttacaagacttttttgaagaaacgaagggtgctctctatggaccaggtatagcagattaatgatgagttaaaattttactgttgatgatcacatttaaattttcaaatgcgtttttctcaaaactgcatcttgaaaatcggctgccaccatagctcaaaatctatccaaccaaattgtttgaagttttcacgacttctttaatacatatttctacggtccgcaaactaggataattgcaatcggacgggtcgtttttttttattcataaaaaaaagccgtgaaaaaacaccaaaatccaaaaaattaagtttaaaagcccaccaaaaatttaccttttaatccaatccaatccaatataactcgcaaccttgtcgtgttt includes:
- the LOC119650082 gene encoding OCIA domain-containing protein 1 isoform X2; this translates as MSDATLPSPGGAPPCPKPRHQHPLFSAEELRVLRECNTESFFQRSLPIGTGLGLAAYYGVKRGFLSPNQRFGAVPKVVVSVIVGYFIGKVSYQRKCAQKLMQLPNSKLAEVLRQRKKGSLYDSLTPDQGLGAGLALAPFTTPNPDIYSDETIRKGRVNSLDLDTERPVQKGLDDTYRPTLDSPAIVYEDNLPAEPPKQTVSYDELRKQNRDEYYKKSQNQFYRPVPPEAPTVIRGKEEPTAPEPEKPQGTKNRYGDVWTQ
- the LOC119650082 gene encoding OCIA domain-containing protein 1 isoform X1 — its product is MSDATLPSPGGAPPCPKPRHQHPLAHYQFSAEELRVLRECNTESFFQRSLPIGTGLGLAAYYGVKRGFLSPNQRFGAVPKVVVSVIVGYFIGKVSYQRKCAQKLMQLPNSKLAEVLRQRKKGSLYDSLTPDQGLGAGLALAPFTTPNPDIYSDETIRKGRVNSLDLDTERPVQKGLDDTYRPTLDSPAIVYEDNLPAEPPKQTVSYDELRKQNRDEYYKKSQNQFYRPVPPEAPTVIRGKEEPTAPEPEKPQGTKNRYGDVWTQ